A genomic region of Calditrichota bacterium contains the following coding sequences:
- a CDS encoding MFS transporter yields the protein MANILDFWKTGAPQPELQDKKLIDRLYRKYRISSILAVTLGAGFAYTCRLGMSVVKKPLIDAGVFSAEQLGIIGSAIFYGYAAGKFFNGILADYANIKRFFATGVLISGLINLFMGWSPLLWVWIILWGVNGWFQGFNAPSGIVTLTHWYSNSERGRYYGIWSTAHGIGEGLTFVGIAAVVSAWGWRSGFWAAGFVGIFTAIGLYLALQDRPPTLGLPLIAKWRNDPITPVTGADGTEKKTRQAQISILKIPQVWLIGMSSALIYVTRYAINSWGVLYLQEAKGFSLLKAGSIIGVNTFAGIIGAVSFGFISDKIFHARRPPANLIFGIFELAALSIIFFTPHPSTKLLIAAFLIYGFSLSGLITSLGGLFAVDIAPKKAAGAVMGFVGIFSYVAAAIQEWISGTMIEHGTTMINETRHYDFHKVIIFWVGASVVSLILSTMLWRVRPKD from the coding sequence ATGGCAAACATTCTCGATTTCTGGAAAACCGGGGCACCACAACCGGAATTGCAAGACAAGAAACTCATTGATCGGCTCTATCGAAAATATCGCATTTCCTCAATTTTAGCTGTTACCCTCGGCGCTGGTTTCGCCTACACCTGCCGGCTGGGAATGTCCGTCGTCAAAAAACCGCTCATCGACGCCGGCGTTTTTTCTGCGGAGCAGTTGGGAATTATCGGCTCGGCGATATTTTACGGTTACGCTGCCGGGAAATTTTTCAACGGCATTTTGGCGGATTATGCCAACATCAAACGATTCTTTGCCACCGGCGTACTGATATCGGGACTGATCAATCTTTTCATGGGCTGGTCTCCCCTGCTCTGGGTATGGATTATTCTCTGGGGCGTAAATGGCTGGTTCCAAGGATTCAATGCGCCGTCGGGAATTGTGACGTTAACGCACTGGTACAGCAACAGCGAGCGCGGCAGATATTACGGCATCTGGTCAACAGCGCACGGGATCGGCGAAGGTCTAACTTTTGTGGGAATCGCCGCGGTTGTCAGCGCCTGGGGCTGGCGATCCGGATTTTGGGCTGCTGGTTTTGTGGGAATTTTCACTGCCATCGGTCTTTATCTGGCGTTACAGGACAGGCCACCGACGTTAGGCCTGCCGCTTATTGCAAAATGGCGCAATGACCCGATTACGCCAGTCACCGGAGCGGACGGGACAGAAAAAAAGACGCGCCAGGCGCAAATCTCCATTCTCAAAATCCCGCAAGTTTGGCTCATCGGCATGTCGAGCGCGCTCATTTACGTCACGCGCTACGCCATCAATAGCTGGGGCGTGCTCTATTTACAGGAAGCAAAAGGATTCAGCCTGCTCAAGGCCGGCAGCATTATCGGCGTCAATACCTTTGCCGGCATTATCGGCGCCGTCAGTTTCGGCTTCATTTCCGACAAAATATTTCATGCCCGACGTCCGCCGGCGAATTTGATTTTTGGCATTTTTGAACTGGCAGCTCTCTCGATTATCTTTTTCACGCCGCACCCAAGCACGAAACTGCTCATTGCGGCATTCCTGATCTATGGTTTTTCACTGAGCGGACTAATCACTTCGTTGGGCGGACTTTTTGCCGTGGATATTGCCCCCAAAAAAGCAGCCGGCGCAGTCATGGGTTTTGTCGGAATTTTCAGCTACGTCGCTGCGGCAATTCAGGAATGGATCAGCGGCACAATGATCGAGCACGGAACAACGATGATTAATGAAACGCGGCATTATGATTTCCACAAAGTGATAATTTTTTGGGTCGGCGCATCGGTAGTGTCTTTGATTCTTTCCACCATGTTATGGCGAGTTCGCCCGAAAGATTGA